The stretch of DNA GTGGGAAGAGGGCGCGAACCCCGGGAACAACGAGCTTGAGGAATACTACCTGACCGGCGAGTCGACCGTAACCGCCGGCGCCTCGATTTCGCTCGGCGTCGCCTACCTGGGGGGCGCGATTGGCGACGAGGACCTCACCTTCCGCTATCGCTCGGGCGGTGAACTGAAGCTGGGTTCCGTGACCTATGTGAATAGCGCCGTCGGCATCTCCGTACCGGAACCACAAGCCATGTTGCTCGGCTTGCTGGCGTCGATAGCCGTCGTGACTCGGAGAGCCAACCGGTCGGATTCGCCACGGCGGACAAGGTGAACGCCGGCAGCGGTTGCCGCTATCAGCGGGAGAGAAAGAGATGTTGCTTGTTCCGGTTGATCGTCGCAGGGCTTGGCGCGCCAGTCCGAAGGTTATCGACCAGTCCTTGGCCTGCCGTCGTCGGCGCCAAGTCCGCGGAGCGTTCCACAGGGCATTAGCGGTGATTGAAAAAAATGAGTCGCTGGATCGGTCACTCTCGCCGAGGCAAGGCCGAGGCGCGTTCACGCTGGTCGAGCTGCTTGTGGTGATCGCGATCATCGGCATTTTGGTAGCGCTCTTGCTGCCCGCCGTCCAGGCGGCGCGAGAGGCGGCGCGGCGTTCTCAGTGCCAGAACAATCTCAAACAGATGGGCCTTGCGGCGTTGAACTTGGAAAGCGCCCATCGGCATTTCCCGACCGGTGGCTGGGGCTGGCACTACGCGGGCGATCCGGACCGTGGCTACGGCGACCAGCAGCCGGGTGGCTGGTGCTACAGTGTCCTCTCCTATTCGGAAGAGAATTCCTTGCGTGAGCTTGGCGCGGACGGTGACGCTAAACGCTTGACTCCAGTCCAGCGCGCTGGGACCAAGCAGCGATTGGAGTCTTCGGTAGAGATGTTCGTGTGCCCCTCGCGTCGTGGCTCGGGGATCTATCCTTTCAACCACACCGTCAATTACGCCAACGCGGATCGCCCCGATATTGTTGGGCGGAACGACTACGCCGCCTGCGGCGGAAGCCTCGCGCCCGCCTCGGTGTTCGGTGGGCCGACGATGGGAACCGACGGCGTCTTCCCCGACCCCTGGGCGTTCGCCACCAGTTTCATCGAGTACACGCTTCCGAAGGACATCACCACTTCGAGCCGGGGGGGCACAACCACCGTCCGCAAAGGCAATGGCGTCGTGCTCGCTTTGAGCGAGACGACCTTCGCGCAGATCACCGATGGCGCCAGCAAGACAGCCTTCGCCGGTGAGAAATTCGTCCCCGCTGGCGAGTACGAGACCTCCAACAACATCGGGAACGACCAAGGCTGGGACCTGGGGTACGACGTCGATGTGATCCGTTGGACAAGGAACTCGCCCGCTTCTGACGCGATTCGAACCTTCGGCAACGACAACGACCACCTACTCTTCGGCGGCCCTCACCCGGGAGGCTGCCTGATGGTCTTCTGCGATGGTTCGGTGCATTCTGTCTCGTACGACGTGGACGAGTCCGTCTTCACGCTACTGGGCCCGATCGGTGACGGTGAAGTGATCGATGCCAGCGCGCTGTAGCGATCTCTCTTGAATTGAGCGAAGCACGCAATCGCTCGGACATCGATGGCGTTGTCGAGGCCCATGAGGGCGCGGTCGAGGCCTTTGAGGACGGCGAAGGCGATGCGAATGGGCCGTCTCTAGAGCGTGCTTCACTTGGCCGTAGTGTTTCTAGCCTCGCTCTGATCCACGGTGCAACGTGGGGACGTCTCGCGCAGAGACGCAGAGGCGCAGAGTTGGATGCCTTCAAGACTCAGGCAAAGCCGCAATGAACGCGTTGCTGTGCGATCGTTTGCGGCTACGCTCATTTCTCAACGACTTTGTCTTTGCGCCTTGCCGGCTTTGCGTGAGTCTTCGCTGCCTAGCCTCTGCGTCTCCGCGTCTCTGCGCGCGACGCTACGGCAAAATAAAGTATGCTATAGCCGCAGTCTCCAGCGGAACGCCGCCCGCAACGGCGTTGGATGCCCGATCGATCAGCAGGCGGTCTCTGGCACGCCAATGCTTGCACCGGCGACCTTTCGGCTCAATACTACGGACCAAGCCCGCAGCGGATCCGTACCGACTTCGGCGCCACCCCCACCTCTACCCGTAGGTTGCGTGCGAATGGGCTACGAGATCAAGGAGTTAAGTGTCGGTGGCATCCTCGATCAGGCGATCAAGGTCTCGAAGGATGGCGCGGTCGTTCTGATGATGATCGTTGGCTGTATGGTGGTGCCGCTCCAGATCGGCGCGGGCCTGACACAGCTGGCGCTTACGCCCGTGATCCCGCCCGATGCGACGCAGGAAGAAGTGATCGCCGCCCAGGCGCAGGTCGGACTGGCGCTTCCAATCGCCATGATGGGAATTGGTCTGCTGAGCCTGATCGTCCAACCGTTGACCACCGGCGCCCTGATCTTTGCTATTGCCGACATCTACCTCGGCCGGCAACCGACGGTAGGCAACGCTTTTGGACGGGCCCTTTCGCGGTGGCTCGCTCTCGTCGGCACGACCATTCTCTATGCGCTGGCGGTGGGCGCCGGATTCGTGTTGCTGATCATTCCGGGGATCATCGCCACATTGTGGTTCTACCTCTACCAGCCCGTGGTCGTGCTAGAAGAAGAGGCTGGCGTCGCCGCTCTGAAGCGAAGCCGCAACCTGATGAAGGACAATCTTGGCAAAGCGTTCACGATCGGCTTCTTGGTCTTCCTGATCGTTGTAGGCGTAACAGCGAGCTCGGCTCTCATCCCCCAGGAACACACGGGGGTCGTTGTTGGCGGCATATTGCAGGGGCTGGCGATGATCTTCTATGCGGCGGTCGCCATCGTCTTTTACTTCTCAACGCTGTGTCAGCACGAGGCGTACGACCTGAAACGCCTTGCAGAGGCCGTGAGCGACGTTGAGTCCGAGCCGTCGGATGAACCGGCCCTGGGCCTCTGAGCTCCGAATCCGTTGCAGGTCTCCGCGGAGCCAAAGCTTGACTTCCAGCAGTCCCCCGTCGTTCGGCGATCCGCCTGCGTGGCACGACGCCGACGCCATTCGGGCCGCCGCGACCGAGGTGCTCTCCCGGGCCGACTACGACCTCCAGCGTGGCGCCGAGCGGCCAGCAACGGAGTGGGTTGAGGGGTGGCTGAGGTGGCTAACGGCGCCCCTCCGCTGGCTGTTCGATTCGATGGAGGGGCTTCCCGACGGGCTGAGGTGGCTGGTGATCATCTTGCTGCTCATCCTGCTCGTGCTGCTGGTGGCCCACATCGTCTGGACCTTGGTCAGTTCGCTCTCGACACCCCGTCTCGGTTCGCTCCAGCTCTCCTCGACCAAGGAGTCACGGGTCCTCGATCCCAAGGTCATGGAAGCGGAAGCCCGTCAGCTGGCCTCGGCAGGCGACTACGTCGGCGCCTGTCGATTGCTACTGCAGGCGTCGCTCGCCAGGCTGCAACAGGTTCGGAGTCGGCGCTTCAGCCCCGGACTGACGAACTCCGAGCTCCTCCGAGAGTACGCGGCGACCTCCATCGCCGAGCCGCTCAAGCAGTTGGTTCGGACGGTCGAGTTGAAGTGGTACGGCGACGAGCCCTGCTTGGCGACCGACTACGAGCGGTGCGAGGCTAGCCACGAAGTGATCCGCCGCACTGTTCAGGAGAGGCACGATGCTCTCAGCGCGTAGCCTGATCATCTCGATCGGCCTGATAATGGTCGTGGCGTTAAGTCTCAGCGTCCTTGGCTTGTTGCAAGAGCCGGACTCCGACGGCGTCGGCCGTGATACGTACGGAGTGCGGGCGCACGGCTACCGCGGAGTGCTCGAGGTAGTTCGCGAACTCGGCGTCGATGGTCAGCGCCGCATCGCACCGCCGACTGCTGAACTGCCCGTCGGGATGACGATCGCCTTGCTGTCGCCCGCCTCTCACTTTGTGGAACGCGAGCCGGCTTACCTGAGCCAACTGGTCGATTGGGTGAACCAAGGCGGACGTATTATCGTGGCGCCTCCGACGGCCGACCGGCCAACAAGATTCACGCGCCGTCGTGAAGAGAAATCCAAGTCGATCGATGCGCCGACATTGCTCGGAACGCTTGGCCTTGAAGGCGTTTCTCTACGCGATGGAGGGGTTGCTTCTAGTTCCGAGGACAAAGAGGAGGAGGCGCCCTTTTTTCCTCCTGTGCGAGAATCTCGTTCTCAAGGTCCAACCGACACCCACTGGTGCCAGTGGAATGCTGCGGAAGGCGAGCGACTCGAGATTGCTTTGCCGAATGGCGCGCCTCTGACGATCGAACCCGGTCAAGCGGAATGGCGGCCGCTGCTTCAGTTGGAAAGTGCGGACGATGGAGCAGGGGTGATCGCGGCTAGCTTCCCCCGAGGCGCCGGGGAGATCGTCGTAGTGGCGGACCCCGACCTCTTCGCCAACGCCATCCTCCGTCAGAGCGACAACAGCATCGCCGCCGTACGCCTGCTTTCGCCAGCAGGCGGGCCCGTCGTCTTTGACGAGCACTACCATGGACTCTCATCGCGGGGCAATCCGCTCTACTTGCTGACCATTCCCGGCGTCGCCGCACTGACCATCGGGCTCCTGGCGGCAACGGCGTTATGGGCCTGGAGGACCGCGATCGCGCTCGGGCCGCCCGTGTTCACACCGCAGAAGCCCCGCCGGGACCTGCGCGAGTATGTCGACGCCATGTCTCGACTCCTTCTGAAAGGCAGGGACGGGCGACGCTACCTGTTACGCGAGCTGCGGCAGGGAACTCTTGAAGAACTGGGACGCCAGCTCGGTTTTTCCGTGCTAACGCCGGCGCCCGACCGCGTCGCCGCCAGCCTGGCGCGCCGAGAACTCTCGCGGGCCGAAGCCTTTTCGTCGATTATAAATGATATCGATCAGCGGTTGGCGGTCGCCGATCGACTGTCAGCCACTGAGGCCACACAGCTTATGAAAAGGGCTAACTCTTGTCTGTAGAACAGCACTACCAGGCCATCCGCGCGGAGATCCAGAAAGTCGTTTACGGCCAAGAGGAAGCCATCGACTTCGCCCTCGCGGCGTTGTTCAGCTGCGGCCACCTCTTGCTAGAGGGCCCACCCGGCGTCGCGAAGACCCTGCTGGTGCGTTCCATCGCGGCGAGTCTGTCGCTCAGCTACCGCCGCATCCAGATGACACCCGACTTGTTGCCGAACGATGTGACGGGGTCTTCGATCTATCGCGAAGACAATCGCCAGTTCGAGTTCCGTCACGGGCCGGTCTTCGCCAACTTCGTCTTGGCCGATGAAGTGAACCGCGCGTCGGCGCGGACGCAATCAGCTCTGTTGGAGGCGATGCAAGAGTCGCGGGTCACCTTCGATGGACAGGAACACCCGCTCCCCAAGCCGTTTGTCTTGTTCGCGACACAGAACCCAATCGAGCAAGAGGGGACGTATCCCCTGCCGCTCGCACAGCTCGACCGTTTCATGTTCAAGGTGCGGGTTACTTACCCTGCCCCCGCGGAGGAGGTTCGCGTGCTCAGCGAGCACCACGCGACCAGCGGGCTCTCCTCCCCGGAAGCGTCGTTGGTCCAACCGGTCCTGGGCGCTGACCAGATCCTCGCCTCGCAGCAGTCGATCCGTGAGACCCATGTCCGAGAGGAGGTGATCGCTTATGTGGGCGAGCTCCTCAAGGCGACACGCGAAGACGATTCGCTTTCTGTCGGCGCCAGCCCTCGATCGGGGCTGATGCTGCTGATGGGCGCGAAGAGCCTCGCGAGATTCCGCGGCCGCGACTTTGTCACCCCCGACGATGTCCAAAGCGTTTTGCTGCCGGCATTCCGCCACCGTGTCGTCCTGAGCCCAAGCGCTGAGCTCGAGGGGGTGACCACCGACGAGGTGTTGGGAAATCTGATCGAGATGGTCGAGGTCCCACGGTGACGATTCGCCCCGGCAAGAACCTCGTCTACGCCGGGGTAGCGCTCGCGATATCGACGGTGGCGGCGTTCTTCTGGCTGCCGGCCGTGATCATCGTCGCTAGCGGCGTGCTTACGCTGTTGCTCGCTTGCGTCTACGACTATCGCAGCGCGCGTCAAGTCTTGGACACGATCGAGGTGAAGCGAAACGCCCCCCGAGTCGTTGGTCGTGATCTGCCTTTCTCGATCCGTTATTCGGTCGTGAATCGTCGGCGCATGGCGATCGAGGGTGAACTGCGCGATCTCCGGTCGCACGAAGCGAATCCGAACGACGTCCGCCGCCTCTTTAGTGTCCCGCCCCAAGGACAGACCGAACTGGTTGACACCGTCCGGGTGCCGGTTCGGGGGATGCACACCTTCGGACCTATTTGGCTGCGGACATGGGGCGCTTGGCGATTGGTGGAGGCGCAGACCTCGATCGACTCGCTGGCCAGAGTGAAGGTGCTGCCCGAGACCTTCGCGTCACGCGAAGAGTTGATCAAGGATATCGGCGCTGCCGTCCGGCTGCTCGATCAAGTGAAGACGGTGCGGCAGACCGGGGCGGGCGCCGAGTTTGACTCGCTCTATCCGTACCAGTATGGGGACGATCCCCGGCGAATCGACTGGCGGGCGACCGCCCGGGCGCGGCAGCCTATCGTGCGTCACTATCAGGTCGAGAGGCACCGCGATGTGATGCTCGTCGTCGATTGCGGTCGCCTGATGGCGGGCGACGCGGGCCGTGGCGCCAAACTCGATCGGGCCATCGATTCAGCGTTGCACTTGGCAGGCGTCGCGCTGCGTGGCGGCGATCGCTGCGGCGTTGGCGTTTTCGACGACCGGGTTCGCGGTTACTTGCCGCCCGTCTCTGGCGTGTCGTCGTTGCAATCGATCGTCGAATCGCTTTACGCCGCACGCACCGAGTGGCGCGAATCCGATTTCACTCGGATGTTCGCCGAGCTACAGTTTCGTCAGCCCAAGCGGTCACTCGTCGTGATCCTGTCGGACCTCAGCGACCGAGAAACTTCGGACCAGCTTCGTAGCGCCCTGACCCTTCTTGCCCAGCGGCACCTGGTGCTGTTCGCGGCGGTGAGGACTCCGATGCTATCTGAACAGATCGCGGGCCCTCTCGAGTCGATCGAGGACGGCGCGCGAAAGGCGGTTGCGATGCGGCTGGTTCGTGAGCGGCGTGAATCGCTTCACGCGCTGGAACGGGGTGGCGTGCAGGTCCTTGACGTCGAGCCGCGTCAATTGACCCTGCCGCTGATCAATCGATTCTTAGTCCTTCGCGGTGGTACGCAGCTCTAGCTGGCGATGGCTGGCGTTGCGTGAAGGTCGTCCAGCGCGACGTTAGCAGCCCGCTTGTCTTGCCGTTCGCGGTAAGCACCCCACGCGAAATACGCGACCCAGAAGACCGCGGTCGCGGCTGCGAACCAGAGACGAGTCGCGGTCGACCAGTGGCTTTGGCGCACAAAACTTTCGATCACGGCCGCCGCGAATAGCATCAAGCCGACCCCGGCGCAAGTGCGAGCCGCTTCGTACCCTATCTGCTTAAGCTTTTGCTCGCGCGAGATCGAACCGGGGTCAAGGACGGCTCGGCCGAGCATCAGGCCAACGCCGCCGCACAGGGCAATGGCGCCAAGTTCGGTCACGCCGTGCGGGAGGATCCAGGCCCACATTTCTTCGCGGATGCCGGCGTTGTGATGGATCGCCACGAAACCGCCGAGTAGCATTCCGTTGAAGCCCATCAGCAGGACCGAGGGGACGCCCGCGAGGATGCCGGTCGCCATCGCCAGCAGCCCGACTTTGAAGTTGTGTTGGAACAGCATCGAAGCGAAGGCGAACTTCACTCCGCCGCTGTCGTCGCGACCATGTCGCAACACTTCGAGAAGTTGCTCGGGCGACGAGCCGGGCTGTCGCGGGTCAGACGCCGGCCAGACGGCGTGGGCGAGCAAGGGATCGTTCACCGCCACGCCGTAGCCGATCAATCCCCCCAGAAACATCAGTGCGACCGAGAGGAGATGGGCCTTCCTGTTCCGCCACACCGAACGCGCGAAGCCTTCGGAGACGAACCGAGCGAGACCCGCCCAGAGCGATTTTCGTGGCGACAGGTAGACAAAGCTGTGAGCCGCCGCTGTCAAGCGATTGAGGTACTCGATCAATGGTTGGTCATCGGTCCAACTCGAGACCCGCGCCAGCTGAACCGTCGTCCGCCGGTAGAGCTGGTCGAGGCGGCCGATCTCTTCGGACGACATCCGACGGGCTCCGCGACGGGCCTTTGTCAGCAGGGCTTCGAGCTCGGCCCACTCATGCTTGTGACGGGCTATAAAGCGACTCATAATCCTTACTAGCCACAGATGTTGTGAAGAGAACGTCGATCGACAACTGTCCAAGCTGCGGACGATTACACCACGGGCATTAGGGCCAATCAACTATGTCCGACGAGATCCGGTTCGAAACCCCCGAGAACGTCCAGATCTCGTACCGTCCCGCAGGGCTTGGCACCCGCTTCCTCGCCTGGACCATCGATCAGGTCTTCGTCACGATACTCCTGATCGTGGCGTTTGTCGTTATGGCGTTCTTTCTGGCGTCGGTCGATGGCGCCGGCGAATCCATCGAGGACGCGGTCGAGTCCTTCGATCCGGTTGATTCGAACGGTCAGCTCGACATGGGGCCGTACGCCATGGTGTTTGTCGGCCTCTTCCTGCTGGCGTATGGGCTGGGGAGCTTTGTCTACTTCGGTTTCAGCGAACTGCTGCTCCGCGGCCAAACCTTCGGCAAGCGCTCGGCGAAGATCCGCGTCGTGAAGGCCGATGGTTTTTCTCTCGACGCTTCGAGCGTCTTCCTGCGAAACCTCTTCCGTGTTGCCGACCAGATACCGCCGCTTTGGGTCGTGCCGGCCTTCTCCGCGCGGAGTCAACGCTTCGGCGATATGGTTTCGGGCACGCTTGTCGTCGCCGATGGCGACGCCGGCCTCCCGCCGCTTCGCGCAGCGCTGTCCGAACGTTCGGCGACGGACGCCGTCTATCGATTCGACGCTACCGCTCTGAAGAAGCTGCGTGCCCAAGACACGTTAGCCATCGAAGCCTTGCTCGAAAGATGGACCGATCTGCCACGCGAACGCCGGCAGGCGATGGTTACCGCGATCGTCCCCGCCATTGCTACTCGGCTCGGAGTCGAGCCGCCCCGCACGGACTCCGAAGAGGCGCCACGCCGCTTTCTGGAAGATTTGCTCGCGGCTGAGTACCGGCGTCGCAGCCGCAAGCTCACGTCGTGAGTTGAGAGCGAGGGTCTAGACAGCGCAGTAGATCGTCGCCGGCACACGGTCTCCGTGAAACCGCGTCGAAAGCTAGAAGTCACTGAAGTCGTTGTCGAAGGGGATCAGTTCTTCCGCACACACCCCGACCGGCACACCCTCTGAGTCGTGGTAAGAATCATCGACGGGCGCCCAGTTACGAGGGGAAGACGTCTTAGCTGCCGACAAGGAATCCTCTTCGGCAACTGCCAGGTCCTGCATTGATGAGTCGCTTTCGATGGCGGCTTCGCAGTCGGTCAGGTGCATCTGAATATCGAACTGCGCCACCGCGGCCTGCAACTCGGCGATCTCGGCATTGAGCGTTTCGGCGATCCGTGAGGATTCGCGGCCCGCTTCGGATGTCTGGACCGAGATCCGGTCCAAGCCACCGACCGAG from Botrimarina mediterranea encodes:
- a CDS encoding DUF1559 domain-containing protein, encoding MIEKNESLDRSLSPRQGRGAFTLVELLVVIAIIGILVALLLPAVQAAREAARRSQCQNNLKQMGLAALNLESAHRHFPTGGWGWHYAGDPDRGYGDQQPGGWCYSVLSYSEENSLRELGADGDAKRLTPVQRAGTKQRLESSVEMFVCPSRRGSGIYPFNHTVNYANADRPDIVGRNDYAACGGSLAPASVFGGPTMGTDGVFPDPWAFATSFIEYTLPKDITTSSRGGTTTVRKGNGVVLALSETTFAQITDGASKTAFAGEKFVPAGEYETSNNIGNDQGWDLGYDVDVIRWTRNSPASDAIRTFGNDNDHLLFGGPHPGGCLMVFCDGSVHSVSYDVDESVFTLLGPIGDGEVIDASAL
- a CDS encoding DUF4129 domain-containing protein — protein: MTSSSPPSFGDPPAWHDADAIRAAATEVLSRADYDLQRGAERPATEWVEGWLRWLTAPLRWLFDSMEGLPDGLRWLVIILLLILLVLLVAHIVWTLVSSLSTPRLGSLQLSSTKESRVLDPKVMEAEARQLASAGDYVGACRLLLQASLARLQQVRSRRFSPGLTNSELLREYAATSIAEPLKQLVRTVELKWYGDEPCLATDYERCEASHEVIRRTVQERHDALSA
- a CDS encoding DUF4350 domain-containing protein — protein: MVVALSLSVLGLLQEPDSDGVGRDTYGVRAHGYRGVLEVVRELGVDGQRRIAPPTAELPVGMTIALLSPASHFVEREPAYLSQLVDWVNQGGRIIVAPPTADRPTRFTRRREEKSKSIDAPTLLGTLGLEGVSLRDGGVASSSEDKEEEAPFFPPVRESRSQGPTDTHWCQWNAAEGERLEIALPNGAPLTIEPGQAEWRPLLQLESADDGAGVIAASFPRGAGEIVVVADPDLFANAILRQSDNSIAAVRLLSPAGGPVVFDEHYHGLSSRGNPLYLLTIPGVAALTIGLLAATALWAWRTAIALGPPVFTPQKPRRDLREYVDAMSRLLLKGRDGRRYLLRELRQGTLEELGRQLGFSVLTPAPDRVAASLARRELSRAEAFSSIINDIDQRLAVADRLSATEATQLMKRANSCL
- a CDS encoding AAA family ATPase, which gives rise to MSVEQHYQAIRAEIQKVVYGQEEAIDFALAALFSCGHLLLEGPPGVAKTLLVRSIAASLSLSYRRIQMTPDLLPNDVTGSSIYREDNRQFEFRHGPVFANFVLADEVNRASARTQSALLEAMQESRVTFDGQEHPLPKPFVLFATQNPIEQEGTYPLPLAQLDRFMFKVRVTYPAPAEEVRVLSEHHATSGLSSPEASLVQPVLGADQILASQQSIRETHVREEVIAYVGELLKATREDDSLSVGASPRSGLMLLMGAKSLARFRGRDFVTPDDVQSVLLPAFRHRVVLSPSAELEGVTTDEVLGNLIEMVEVPR
- a CDS encoding DUF58 domain-containing protein, with translation MTIRPGKNLVYAGVALAISTVAAFFWLPAVIIVASGVLTLLLACVYDYRSARQVLDTIEVKRNAPRVVGRDLPFSIRYSVVNRRRMAIEGELRDLRSHEANPNDVRRLFSVPPQGQTELVDTVRVPVRGMHTFGPIWLRTWGAWRLVEAQTSIDSLARVKVLPETFASREELIKDIGAAVRLLDQVKTVRQTGAGAEFDSLYPYQYGDDPRRIDWRATARARQPIVRHYQVERHRDVMLVVDCGRLMAGDAGRGAKLDRAIDSALHLAGVALRGGDRCGVGVFDDRVRGYLPPVSGVSSLQSIVESLYAARTEWRESDFTRMFAELQFRQPKRSLVVILSDLSDRETSDQLRSALTLLAQRHLVLFAAVRTPMLSEQIAGPLESIEDGARKAVAMRLVRERRESLHALERGGVQVLDVEPRQLTLPLINRFLVLRGGTQL
- a CDS encoding stage II sporulation protein M is translated as MSRFIARHKHEWAELEALLTKARRGARRMSSEEIGRLDQLYRRTTVQLARVSSWTDDQPLIEYLNRLTAAAHSFVYLSPRKSLWAGLARFVSEGFARSVWRNRKAHLLSVALMFLGGLIGYGVAVNDPLLAHAVWPASDPRQPGSSPEQLLEVLRHGRDDSGGVKFAFASMLFQHNFKVGLLAMATGILAGVPSVLLMGFNGMLLGGFVAIHHNAGIREEMWAWILPHGVTELGAIALCGGVGLMLGRAVLDPGSISREQKLKQIGYEAARTCAGVGLMLFAAAVIESFVRQSHWSTATRLWFAAATAVFWVAYFAWGAYRERQDKRAANVALDDLHATPAIAS
- a CDS encoding RDD family protein, whose amino-acid sequence is MSDEIRFETPENVQISYRPAGLGTRFLAWTIDQVFVTILLIVAFVVMAFFLASVDGAGESIEDAVESFDPVDSNGQLDMGPYAMVFVGLFLLAYGLGSFVYFGFSELLLRGQTFGKRSAKIRVVKADGFSLDASSVFLRNLFRVADQIPPLWVVPAFSARSQRFGDMVSGTLVVADGDAGLPPLRAALSERSATDAVYRFDATALKKLRAQDTLAIEALLERWTDLPRERRQAMVTAIVPAIATRLGVEPPRTDSEEAPRRFLEDLLAAEYRRRSRKLTS